A region from the Rheinheimera mangrovi genome encodes:
- the prpC gene encoding bifunctional 2-methylcitrate synthase/citrate synthase encodes MANAKELSGAGLRGQIAGKTALSTVGKTGSGLTYRGYDVKDLAAHCEFEEVAHLILKGELPNEAELAAYKQRLKAMRNLPQALKEVLERIPASAHPMDVMRTGCSMLGNLETEQSFAQQQDATDRLLAIFPGLINYWYNFSHKGQRIEVETAADSIAEQFLWTLHGEKPTQLHTDVMNSSLILYAEHEFNASTFTARVCASTLSDMHSCITGAIGSLRGPLHGGANEAAMELIEKMDNPDDAETKLMGMLERKEKIMGFGHAIYAESDPRNAVIKEWSEKLGKANGNTSLYDISVRCESVMWREKKLFCNADFFHASAYNYMGIPTKLFTPIFVCSRLTGWAAHVMEQRADNRIIRPSAEYTGVEPRTVTPLAQR; translated from the coding sequence ATGGCGAACGCAAAAGAATTATCAGGCGCTGGCTTACGTGGCCAAATCGCAGGTAAAACCGCTTTATCCACAGTAGGCAAAACAGGTTCTGGCCTGACCTATCGTGGTTACGACGTCAAAGACTTAGCCGCTCACTGTGAATTTGAAGAAGTAGCGCACCTGATTTTAAAAGGCGAGTTACCTAACGAAGCAGAACTGGCTGCGTACAAACAACGCTTAAAAGCTATGCGTAACCTGCCACAGGCATTAAAAGAAGTGCTGGAACGTATTCCTGCTTCTGCTCATCCTATGGATGTGATGCGCACGGGTTGCTCTATGTTAGGCAACTTAGAAACTGAACAGAGTTTTGCCCAGCAACAGGATGCAACCGACAGGTTACTGGCGATTTTCCCTGGCTTAATTAACTACTGGTATAACTTCAGCCATAAAGGTCAGCGCATTGAAGTGGAAACAGCGGCCGATTCTATTGCCGAGCAGTTCCTCTGGACTTTACATGGTGAAAAACCAACTCAGCTGCACACGGATGTAATGAACTCTTCGCTAATTTTATATGCAGAGCACGAGTTTAATGCTTCTACCTTTACGGCCCGTGTTTGTGCTTCCACATTAAGTGACATGCATTCTTGCATCACAGGCGCTATAGGTTCATTACGTGGCCCTCTGCACGGTGGCGCGAACGAAGCTGCGATGGAACTGATTGAAAAGATGGACAATCCGGATGATGCCGAAACCAAGTTAATGGGCATGCTGGAACGTAAAGAAAAAATCATGGGCTTTGGCCATGCCATTTATGCAGAGTCCGACCCACGTAACGCAGTGATCAAAGAATGGTCAGAAAAGCTGGGTAAAGCCAACGGCAATACTTCCTTGTACGACATTTCTGTACGCTGTGAAAGCGTCATGTGGCGCGAGAAAAAACTGTTCTGTAACGCAGACTTTTTCCATGCCTCGGCTTACAACTACATGGGTATTCCAACCAAGCTGTTTACGCCGATTTTTGTCTGTTCACGTTTAACAGGCTGGGCTGCCCATGTGATGGAGCAACGTGCCGACAACCGTATCATCCGCCCAAGTGCTGAATATACGGGCGTGGAACCACGTACTGTAACGCCATTGGCGCAGCGTTAA
- the prpB gene encoding methylisocitrate lyase — protein sequence MANVKSAGALLRQAIKDNHPLQLVGTINAYTAMMAERVGHKALYLSGAGVANASFGLPDLGMTSLNDVCEDIRRITGATELPLLVDADTGWGGAFNIARTVKEMTKAGAAGFHIEDQVAQKRCGHRPNKEIVSLDEMVDRVKASVDARTDENFFIMARTDALQQQGLEAAIERALACEAAGADAIFAEAVYTLEQYQAFTKVLKVPVLANITEFGQTPLFNKAELAGVGVGMVLYPLSAFRAMNKAALNVYESILANGDQKAVVDNMQTRAELYDFLNYHSYEQKLDALFAVGKSSK from the coding sequence ATGGCTAATGTAAAAAGCGCTGGCGCTCTGCTCCGTCAGGCAATTAAAGACAATCATCCGTTACAGCTGGTGGGCACTATTAACGCCTACACCGCCATGATGGCTGAACGTGTGGGTCATAAAGCTTTGTATTTATCAGGTGCTGGTGTGGCTAATGCCTCTTTTGGTTTACCGGATTTAGGCATGACTTCGCTCAACGATGTTTGTGAAGATATCCGCCGTATTACTGGTGCGACTGAACTGCCATTGCTGGTGGATGCCGATACAGGCTGGGGTGGTGCTTTTAATATTGCCCGCACTGTGAAAGAAATGACCAAAGCCGGTGCTGCAGGTTTTCATATTGAAGATCAGGTGGCGCAAAAACGTTGTGGCCACAGACCGAACAAAGAAATCGTTTCTTTGGACGAAATGGTCGACCGCGTTAAGGCGTCCGTGGATGCCAGAACAGACGAGAACTTTTTTATTATGGCGCGTACCGATGCGTTGCAACAGCAAGGTTTAGAAGCCGCTATTGAACGCGCTTTAGCCTGCGAAGCAGCCGGTGCCGATGCCATTTTTGCTGAAGCTGTTTATACGCTGGAGCAATATCAGGCCTTTACTAAGGTGCTGAAAGTCCCTGTGCTGGCCAATATCACTGAGTTCGGCCAAACGCCTTTATTTAACAAAGCTGAATTGGCTGGGGTAGGTGTGGGTATGGTGCTCTATCCGTTGAGTGCCTTCCGTGCTATGAACAAAGCTGCACTGAATGTGTATGAGTCTATTCTGGCCAATGGCGATCAGAAAGCTGTAGTCGACAACATGCAAACCCGGGCTGAACTTTACGATTTCCTGAACTATCACAGTTATGAGCAGAAATTGGATGCGTTATTTGCCGTAGGCAAAAGCTCAAAATAA